One part of the Terriglobia bacterium genome encodes these proteins:
- a CDS encoding cyclic nucleotide-binding domain-containing protein, translating into MASKSQPNLRQKSSEAFTGHPDLRAGFETLAPTTFHPRGTVLFRQGEPSRGVYLLVQGRANLSLRADNGRSVTFRNVGAGYVLGMVGTILNRTYIFTAELIADSQVAFIPAADVVEFLRQRGDLCFDVVQMLGSELMELPKVIHKRATRNRRTNA; encoded by the coding sequence ATGGCGAGCAAGAGCCAGCCCAACCTACGTCAAAAATCCAGTGAGGCATTCACCGGCCATCCCGATCTGCGCGCCGGATTTGAAACTCTGGCTCCCACCACGTTTCATCCGCGAGGCACGGTTCTCTTCCGCCAGGGCGAGCCCTCGCGCGGCGTGTACCTGCTGGTGCAGGGCCGGGCGAACCTGTCGCTGCGCGCCGACAACGGCCGCAGCGTGACGTTCCGCAACGTTGGAGCAGGTTACGTCCTCGGAATGGTGGGCACGATCCTGAACCGCACCTACATATTCACCGCGGAGCTGATCGCCGACTCGCAGGTGGCGTTTATCCCGGCGGCTGATGTTGTGGAGTTCCTGCGCCAGCGTGGCGACCTCTGCTTTGACGTGGTGCAAATGCTGGGCAGCGAACTGATGGAATTGCCCAAGGTCATCCATAAGCGCGCCACGCGGAATAGGCGCACCAACGCGTGA
- a CDS encoding PP2C family protein-serine/threonine phosphatase, with product MFDVAHRYLRRQFYLYWPRMSRLARVAAYFAGLDLLLLLIWSVSLLAKPGGSAGLIGWIRFLAYVTICLGAVLGLRWLRRKLMWRLRNRLIVTYVFIGVIPVILLLTIGLITAYLFAWQFATYVASSDLQNEVTTLGALNHRMALQTAERLSKGATPDEALLQEASGLEPSYPDREITAWFRGKAFTLRSGATPVALPPESAKDARSLALDGGRILLRVADTIPAAKGGLVLISSVPVDEQLLGKVGAQLGEVSLAIFSPSQPAQPNDKTGSDQAQAARRQKQGGTQLTIGEERLDLSPESVAGTPAAVKAGKLPPPANRFDREITGGSLLQVLDWKSGKNRTALLAVVTRPSLLYGRLFRTVGQSATFILGVLVVIVVLFGVIELLALIIGVRLTRTITRSVAALYRATQHVNRGEFSHRIEIRSEDQLAALETSFNSMTASLERLMLEQKEKQRLENELVIAQEVQAQLFPRQSAEVPALELHGICRPARTVSGDYYDFLPLEAGKVALAVGDVSGKGISAALLMATIHSAVRAYTLEAAVVPAMSAAVAGSNPGYHGTALAYANGDLSPAAVMTLLNRQLFYSTPTEKYATLFFSTYDGRSRSLSYCNAGHLAPLVLHVDGMTRLDVGGTVVGLFDSVPYDETKVALAPGDIFIAYSDGITEPENDFGEFGEQRLVDLVRENRHLPLARISDLVISAVLDWIGGAEQPDDITLVLARPR from the coding sequence ATGTTTGACGTCGCCCATCGTTATTTGCGCCGCCAGTTTTACCTCTACTGGCCGCGCATGAGCCGCCTGGCCCGGGTCGCGGCGTATTTCGCCGGGCTCGATCTGCTGCTGCTCCTGATCTGGTCCGTGTCGCTGCTGGCCAAGCCGGGAGGCAGTGCCGGCCTGATCGGCTGGATCCGGTTCCTGGCTTACGTGACGATCTGCCTGGGCGCCGTGCTCGGGCTGCGCTGGCTTCGGCGCAAGCTGATGTGGCGGCTGCGCAACCGGCTGATCGTCACCTACGTTTTCATCGGCGTGATCCCGGTCATCCTGCTGCTCACCATCGGCCTGATTACCGCGTACCTGTTTGCCTGGCAGTTCGCCACCTACGTCGCCAGCTCCGACTTGCAAAACGAAGTGACGACACTGGGCGCGCTGAATCACCGTATGGCGCTGCAGACGGCCGAGCGTCTCTCCAAGGGTGCGACCCCGGATGAGGCGCTGCTGCAAGAGGCCAGCGGACTCGAACCCAGCTACCCCGATCGCGAGATCACTGCCTGGTTCCGCGGCAAGGCTTTCACCTTGCGTTCCGGCGCGACGCCGGTGGCGCTGCCCCCCGAAAGCGCGAAGGACGCCAGGAGCCTCGCCCTGGACGGCGGTCGAATCCTGTTGCGCGTGGCCGACACCATTCCCGCGGCCAAGGGCGGCCTGGTGCTCATCTCCAGCGTCCCGGTTGACGAACAACTGCTGGGGAAAGTCGGCGCGCAGCTTGGCGAGGTTTCCCTCGCCATCTTCTCCCCCTCCCAGCCGGCGCAACCTAACGACAAGACCGGTTCCGATCAGGCGCAGGCTGCCCGCCGCCAGAAACAGGGCGGCACCCAACTGACGATTGGCGAGGAGCGCCTGGATCTGAGCCCTGAATCGGTGGCCGGCACGCCCGCGGCAGTGAAAGCCGGCAAGCTGCCGCCGCCCGCCAACCGCTTCGATCGCGAAATCACCGGCGGAAGCCTGCTGCAAGTGCTCGACTGGAAATCCGGCAAGAACCGCACCGCCCTGCTGGCGGTGGTGACCCGGCCGTCGCTGCTCTACGGCCGGCTGTTTCGCACCGTCGGCCAGTCGGCAACGTTTATTCTCGGCGTGCTGGTGGTGATCGTGGTGCTGTTCGGCGTCATCGAACTGCTGGCGCTGATCATCGGCGTGCGTCTCACCCGCACCATCACGCGCTCGGTGGCGGCGCTCTACCGCGCGACGCAGCACGTCAATCGCGGCGAATTCAGCCATCGCATCGAGATCCGCAGCGAAGATCAACTCGCCGCCCTGGAGACCTCGTTCAATTCCATGACGGCATCGCTGGAACGCCTGATGCTGGAACAAAAGGAAAAGCAGCGGCTGGAGAACGAGCTGGTCATCGCGCAGGAAGTGCAGGCGCAGTTGTTCCCGCGACAGTCCGCCGAGGTTCCGGCGCTGGAACTGCACGGCATTTGCCGTCCGGCCCGCACCGTCAGCGGCGATTACTATGATTTTCTGCCGCTGGAGGCCGGCAAGGTGGCGCTGGCGGTGGGCGACGTCAGCGGCAAGGGTATTTCGGCGGCGCTGTTGATGGCCACCATCCACTCCGCGGTTCGCGCCTACACGCTGGAAGCGGCGGTCGTGCCCGCCATGTCGGCGGCGGTGGCCGGCAGCAACCCCGGATACCACGGAACCGCGCTCGCTTACGCCAACGGCGACCTCTCCCCTGCCGCCGTCATGACGCTGCTCAACCGCCAGCTTTTTTACAGCACGCCCACCGAGAAGTACGCGACGTTGTTTTTCAGCACCTACGACGGCCGCAGCCGCTCGCTCAGCTACTGCAACGCCGGACACCTGGCTCCGCTGGTGCTGCACGTGGACGGCATGACTCGCCTGGATGTCGGCGGGACGGTGGTCGGTCTGTTTGACTCCGTCCCCTACGACGAGACCAAGGTCGCGCTCGCGCCCGGCGACATTTTCATCGCCTATAGCGACGGCATCACGGAGCCGGAAAATGATTTTGGGGAATTCGGCGAGCAGCGCCTGGTGGACCTGGTTCGCGAAAACCGGCACCTGCCGCTGGCGCGCATTTCCGACCTGGTTATTTCCGCGGTGCTCGATTGGATCGGCGGCGCCGAGCAGCCCGACGACATCACCCTGGTGCTGGCCAGGCCGAGATAG
- a CDS encoding response regulator, producing the protein MVTIPGCILLPMSERPAILVVDDEPSVLLTYSMILRHSGYRVIGVATAREAKVVLAEERFDMLVCDLALEGRRSGLEVLDFARARYPGIPAVLLTGYADRELGEETERKRITLLSKPIEVKDLLDTIGGLARKQSA; encoded by the coding sequence ATGGTGACAATTCCCGGGTGTATTCTTCTGCCGATGAGCGAGCGGCCTGCCATCCTCGTAGTGGACGACGAACCTTCCGTCCTGCTGACCTATTCGATGATCCTCCGCCATAGCGGGTACAGAGTCATCGGTGTCGCCACCGCCCGCGAGGCCAAAGTCGTGCTTGCGGAAGAACGCTTTGACATGCTGGTCTGCGACCTGGCGCTGGAAGGACGCCGCAGCGGTCTGGAGGTGCTGGATTTCGCGCGCGCGCGCTACCCCGGCATTCCGGCCGTCCTGCTCACCGGTTATGCCGACCGCGAGCTGGGCGAGGAGACGGAGCGAAAGCGCATCACGCTGCTGTCCAAGCCGATCGAAGTGAAGGACCTGCTGGACACCATCGGCGGGCTGGCGCGCAAGCAGAGCGCCTAG
- a CDS encoding allantoinase, which produces MANLCLIYGMRLLPSEDIEEIDDAPIKMKHGRTARVTMHILEGSKEDIEKQLRTSVEAFFDLYPEI; this is translated from the coding sequence ATGGCCAATCTTTGTCTCATCTATGGAATGCGCCTGCTGCCCTCGGAGGACATTGAGGAAATTGACGATGCCCCCATCAAAATGAAGCACGGGCGCACGGCGCGCGTCACCATGCACATTCTTGAGGGCAGCAAGGAAGACATCGAAAAGCAGCTCCGCACCAGCGTCGAAGCATTTTTCGATCTGTATCCGGAAATCTGA
- the trxB gene encoding thioredoxin-disulfide reductase, protein MDNVRKTIIIGSGCAGLTAAIYAARANLKPLLIEGHEPGGQLSLTTLVENFPGFPEGIQGPELIENMRRQAARFGAEYLTGDLISADLKNDPFSLKIGKDVVRTETLIIASGASARWLGLPGEMALIGHGVSSCATCDGFFFSGKEIVVIGGGDSAMEEALFLTRFATKVTVIHRREQFRASKIMLDRARAHPQIQFLLNTVVDDVYDVARKEVTGLRLRNVKSGESWDFPTSAMFLGIGHIPNAKMFGDQLDADQDGYLITRDYVLTRVPGVFVCGDVQDRRYRQAITAAGTGCMAALEVEKFLEARGE, encoded by the coding sequence ATGGACAACGTCAGGAAGACGATCATTATCGGGTCCGGATGCGCGGGCCTCACGGCCGCGATTTATGCGGCGCGCGCCAACCTCAAGCCGCTGCTGATCGAGGGCCACGAGCCGGGCGGGCAGTTGTCGCTGACCACGCTGGTGGAAAATTTTCCCGGATTTCCCGAAGGCATTCAGGGTCCGGAACTGATCGAGAACATGCGCCGCCAGGCGGCGCGCTTCGGCGCCGAGTACCTGACCGGCGACCTGATCAGCGCCGACCTTAAGAACGATCCGTTTTCGCTGAAGATCGGCAAGGACGTGGTGCGCACCGAGACCTTGATCATCGCCAGCGGAGCTTCCGCGCGCTGGCTGGGCCTGCCGGGCGAGATGGCGCTGATCGGACACGGGGTCAGCTCCTGCGCCACCTGCGACGGATTTTTCTTCAGCGGCAAGGAAATCGTGGTTATCGGGGGCGGCGATTCGGCGATGGAAGAGGCGCTGTTTCTCACCCGCTTCGCCACCAAGGTCACGGTCATCCACCGCCGCGAGCAGTTCCGCGCCAGCAAGATCATGCTCGACCGCGCCCGCGCCCATCCGCAGATCCAGTTCCTGCTCAACACCGTGGTGGACGACGTCTATGACGTTGCGAGAAAAGAGGTGACGGGGCTGCGCCTGCGCAACGTCAAGAGCGGCGAGTCGTGGGATTTTCCGACCAGCGCGATGTTTCTCGGCATCGGGCACATTCCGAATGCCAAGATGTTCGGCGACCAGCTCGACGCGGACCAGGACGGATACCTGATTACGCGCGATTACGTTTTGACCCGCGTTCCCGGCGTCTTTGTTTGCGGCGATGTCCAGGACCGGCGCTACCGGCAGGCGATCACCGCCGCCGGGACCGGTTGCATGGCGGCGCTGGAAGTGGAGAAATTTCTCGAAGCGCGGGGAGAGTGA
- a CDS encoding proline dehydrogenase family protein: MLRELFIGLSTSGALRAFAERSSIGQKMSRRFVAGTTVEDLLATAEAVNAKGMTVSVDNLGENVSNAAEAEASAQLYHRLLDLITQRGLTANVSLKLTHMGLDVDAKLCEKLVSGLVEHATKLDNFVRVDMEGSPYTQRTLDLVHELHGHYPGHTGAVLQSYMKRSAADAEKLIASKIRIRLCKGAYKEPPEIAYQEKSEVDANYLKLTKMLLKSGVYHGIATHDERIIQQTMLFAEKENIARDSFEFQMLHGIRRDLQERIVREGWRMRVYIPFGTEWYPYLMRRLAERPANVFFIAKNIFRG; the protein is encoded by the coding sequence ATGCTACGGGAACTGTTCATAGGCCTATCCACCAGCGGCGCCCTGCGCGCCTTCGCTGAACGTTCATCCATCGGACAGAAGATGTCGCGGCGGTTCGTCGCCGGGACCACGGTGGAAGATCTGCTCGCCACCGCCGAGGCGGTCAATGCCAAAGGCATGACGGTGAGCGTGGACAATCTCGGCGAGAACGTCAGCAACGCCGCCGAGGCCGAGGCGAGCGCGCAGCTCTATCACCGGCTGCTCGACCTCATCACCCAGCGCGGCCTGACGGCGAACGTTAGCCTGAAGCTCACGCACATGGGCCTCGACGTGGACGCCAAGCTCTGCGAAAAACTGGTTTCCGGGCTGGTGGAACATGCCACAAAGCTCGACAATTTCGTCCGCGTGGACATGGAAGGCTCGCCCTACACGCAGCGCACGCTGGACTTGGTGCACGAACTGCACGGCCATTATCCCGGCCACACCGGCGCGGTGCTGCAGTCCTACATGAAACGCAGCGCGGCGGACGCGGAAAAATTGATCGCCAGCAAGATTCGCATCCGGCTGTGCAAGGGCGCGTACAAGGAACCGCCAGAGATCGCCTACCAGGAAAAATCCGAGGTGGACGCCAATTACCTGAAACTCACGAAGATGCTGTTGAAGAGCGGTGTCTACCACGGCATTGCCACTCACGACGAGCGCATCATCCAGCAGACGATGCTGTTCGCGGAGAAAGAAAACATCGCGCGCGATTCCTTCGAGTTCCAGATGCTCCACGGCATCCGCCGCGACCTGCAGGAGCGCATCGTGCGCGAAGGCTGGCGCATGCGCGTCTATATTCCGTTTGGCACCGAGTGGTATCCCTACCTGATGCGGCGGCTGGCGGAGCGCCCGGCGAACGTGTTCTTCATTGCGAAAAACATCTTCCGGGGATAG
- a CDS encoding ribbon-helix-helix domain-containing protein: protein MKTSAVTIRLEPELEKLLDTVCRESGRTRSDVLRDALKRQLSILRVEQLRRQVMPFAEALGYLSDEDVFKAIS, encoded by the coding sequence ATGAAGACCTCGGCTGTCACGATTCGGCTGGAGCCAGAACTGGAGAAGCTTCTCGACACGGTTTGCAGGGAATCGGGGCGCACCCGAAGCGACGTTCTGCGAGACGCCCTCAAGCGGCAACTGTCGATCCTTCGCGTGGAGCAGTTGCGCCGCCAAGTCATGCCGTTCGCCGAAGCGCTTGGCTATCTGAGCGATGAGGATGTGTTCAAGGCCATCTCGTGA
- a CDS encoding glycosyltransferase family 39 protein → MSSSAVTSTPISAEPPPLPRFAIGVVIGLCAAKLLLHVFTSVRHYGYFRDELYYLDMARHLDWGYVDCAPLIAVYAKVALLMGGSLAALRILPALAGTALVALSILVAREFGGGRYAQFLTGLAVLMCPGLLVMDSLLTMNAFEPLFWMGCVFVIARILRTGDSRLWLWFGVLAGLGLENKHSTLFFGFAVTLALLLTPLRREFLKPWIWIAGAIAIALFLPNLIWQIRHHFPTLEDLENVRRSGKNVVLGPVAFTVQQIIATHPILFPVWLAGLVWLLRDQGRRVFGLAFVVFFVTMELAHAKDYYLFPMYPMLFAAGAVAIERWLSARAAWTRAAVVAIILILTLPTLPLATWMLSPEHYIAYTQALGFTPPKQEVHHAGPLPQPIGDQFGWPELARQVAGIYNSLPPEERAKTGIYAGNYGEAGAIDLFGPQYGLPGAISRHQNHWFWGPPKQHYDNFIVIQWKREDVQDSCTSFQEYEHYQRFGMAEENTPIYLCRGAKSDPQKTWWRWKHWN, encoded by the coding sequence ATGTCAAGCAGCGCCGTTACTTCAACCCCAATATCCGCCGAACCCCCGCCGCTTCCCCGCTTCGCAATCGGCGTTGTGATCGGCCTCTGTGCGGCCAAGCTTCTGCTGCATGTTTTCACCAGCGTCCGGCATTACGGTTACTTCCGCGACGAACTCTATTACCTCGACATGGCGCGCCACCTCGATTGGGGCTACGTGGATTGCGCCCCCCTGATCGCCGTGTACGCCAAGGTTGCGCTGCTGATGGGAGGATCGCTGGCGGCGCTGCGCATCCTGCCGGCGCTGGCGGGCACGGCCCTGGTGGCGCTCTCCATCCTGGTCGCGCGCGAATTCGGAGGCGGACGCTACGCCCAGTTCCTCACCGGCTTGGCGGTCCTAATGTGCCCCGGCCTGCTGGTGATGGACAGCCTGCTCACCATGAATGCTTTCGAGCCGCTGTTCTGGATGGGCTGCGTCTTCGTCATCGCGCGCATTCTCCGCACCGGCGATTCGCGCCTGTGGCTGTGGTTCGGCGTCCTGGCCGGCTTGGGACTGGAGAATAAACACTCCACGCTGTTCTTCGGATTCGCCGTCACCCTGGCACTGTTGCTGACGCCGTTGCGGCGTGAGTTTCTTAAGCCCTGGATATGGATTGCCGGCGCCATCGCCATTGCCCTATTCCTGCCCAACCTGATCTGGCAAATCCGGCACCATTTCCCCACGCTGGAAGACTTGGAAAACGTTCGCCGGTCAGGCAAGAACGTTGTCCTCGGACCGGTGGCGTTCACCGTGCAGCAGATCATCGCCACGCACCCAATCCTGTTCCCCGTTTGGCTTGCCGGGCTGGTCTGGCTGCTGCGCGACCAAGGCCGGCGCGTGTTTGGGCTGGCCTTCGTGGTTTTCTTTGTCACTATGGAACTGGCGCACGCCAAGGACTACTACCTTTTCCCGATGTATCCCATGCTCTTCGCCGCCGGCGCGGTGGCGATTGAGCGCTGGTTGTCCGCGCGCGCTGCATGGACCAGGGCCGCGGTGGTCGCGATCATTCTCATCCTTACCTTGCCCACGCTCCCGCTCGCCACATGGATGCTGTCGCCGGAGCATTACATCGCCTACACCCAGGCACTCGGCTTCACTCCGCCCAAGCAGGAGGTGCACCACGCGGGACCGTTGCCGCAGCCGATCGGTGACCAGTTTGGCTGGCCGGAACTGGCGCGCCAAGTCGCCGGCATTTACAACTCGCTGCCGCCGGAAGAGCGCGCAAAAACCGGCATCTACGCAGGGAACTACGGCGAAGCGGGAGCCATTGACCTGTTCGGTCCCCAGTACGGTCTCCCGGGCGCCATCTCGCGTCACCAGAACCACTGGTTCTGGGGTCCGCCCAAGCAGCACTATGACAACTTCATCGTGATCCAGTGGAAGCGCGAAGACGTGCAGGACAGCTGCACATCATTCCAGGAATACGAGCATTACCAGCGCTTCGGCATGGCGGAGGAAAACACTCCCATCTATCTTTGCCGCGGCGCCAAGTCTGACCCGCAGAAGACCTGGTGGCGATGGAAGCACTGGAACTAA
- a CDS encoding NCS1 family nucleobase:cation symporter-1 — MPAAKRSIESSPLYNKDLAPTDPTRRTWGTYNFAALWISMAHCIPTYMLASGLIGAGMNWKQALLTILLGNTIVLVPILLNSHPGTKYGIPFPVFARAAYGTRGSNLPALMRALVACGWFGIQAWIGGQALNVFFRALWPGWTHAIAGNFGGHTPTEWISFLLFWILNILVVYRGMDLLRKVENWAAPFVLIMTAVLVWWALTNAHGLGPILAHQGKFAGWHEFWPIFVPSLTAMIGFWATLSLNMPDFTRFGRSQKEQAVGQVIALPTTMTVFAAMGVVITSATAIIYGSAIWDPVELVGKFTRPWIVAISMFTVVVATLSVNIAANVVSPANDFANVFPRFINFRRGGVLTGLIGIVMQPWKLLADPSGYIFKWLLGYSGGLGSIAGVLIADYWLVRRRRLEVDDLYLQDGIYGEWNVRGIVATLLGCAAAWIGLVVPSLRLLYDYSWFVGFGVSFLAYWLPELAGKTYSAEAEPSEGAAD, encoded by the coding sequence ATGCCTGCCGCAAAGCGCTCCATAGAATCCAGCCCGCTCTATAACAAAGACCTCGCGCCCACCGATCCGACGCGCCGCACCTGGGGCACGTATAACTTTGCCGCCTTGTGGATCTCGATGGCGCACTGCATTCCCACCTACATGCTGGCGTCGGGGCTGATCGGCGCGGGCATGAACTGGAAACAGGCGCTGCTCACCATTCTGCTCGGCAACACCATCGTGCTGGTCCCCATCCTGCTCAACTCGCACCCCGGCACCAAGTACGGCATCCCGTTTCCGGTGTTCGCCCGCGCCGCCTACGGCACCCGCGGGTCGAATCTTCCGGCGCTGATGCGCGCCCTGGTGGCCTGCGGCTGGTTCGGCATCCAGGCCTGGATCGGCGGGCAGGCGTTGAACGTGTTTTTCCGCGCGCTGTGGCCGGGCTGGACGCACGCCATCGCCGGAAACTTCGGCGGCCATACCCCGACCGAATGGATTTCATTCCTGCTGTTCTGGATCCTGAACATTCTGGTGGTTTACCGGGGCATGGACCTGCTGCGCAAGGTGGAGAACTGGGCGGCGCCCTTCGTGCTGATCATGACCGCGGTGCTGGTCTGGTGGGCGCTGACAAATGCGCACGGGCTCGGTCCCATCCTGGCGCACCAGGGAAAATTCGCCGGCTGGCACGAATTCTGGCCGATCTTCGTGCCCTCGTTGACCGCCATGATCGGCTTCTGGGCCACTCTCTCGCTCAACATGCCGGATTTCACCCGCTTCGGCCGCAGCCAGAAGGAGCAGGCGGTAGGACAGGTGATCGCGCTGCCGACCACCATGACGGTGTTTGCCGCCATGGGCGTCGTGATTACCAGCGCCACCGCGATCATCTACGGCTCAGCAATCTGGGACCCGGTCGAGTTGGTGGGAAAATTCACCCGGCCATGGATCGTGGCCATTTCTATGTTCACCGTCGTGGTGGCGACGCTGTCGGTGAACATTGCCGCCAACGTCGTCTCGCCCGCCAACGATTTTGCCAACGTCTTTCCGCGTTTTATCAACTTCCGCCGCGGCGGCGTTCTCACCGGGCTGATCGGCATCGTGATGCAGCCCTGGAAGCTGCTGGCCGACCCTTCGGGCTATATCTTCAAATGGCTGCTCGGTTATTCCGGCGGACTGGGATCTATTGCGGGCGTGCTCATCGCCGATTACTGGCTTGTGCGCCGCAGGCGCCTTGAAGTTGACGATCTCTACCTGCAAGATGGCATCTACGGCGAATGGAACGTGCGCGGAATCGTAGCCACGCTGCTGGGCTGCGCCGCTGCCTGGATCGGCTTGGTAGTGCCGTCGTTGCGCCTGCTCTACGACTACTCGTGGTTTGTCGGCTTCGGTGTGTCCTTCCTGGCCTACTGGCTGCCGGAATTGGCGGGCAAGACCTACAGCGCGGAAGCGGAACCTTCCGAAGGCGCGGCGGATTGA